From Elusimicrobiota bacterium, a single genomic window includes:
- a CDS encoding Lrp/AsnC ligand binding domain-containing protein: MVTGLVLVRLNAGREKSTLKQIKETKGVAHVSAVYGRWDLVVDVEAEDLPSMTHIVVEKVRAIPGVCSTETLVTTAI; the protein is encoded by the coding sequence ATGGTCACAGGATTGGTACTGGTGCGCCTGAACGCGGGACGGGAAAAGTCGACCCTGAAACAAATCAAAGAGACCAAAGGCGTGGCCCATGTGTCCGCGGTTTATGGTCGATGGGATCTGGTGGTGGATGTGGAAGCGGAGGATCTGCCCTCCATGACCCACATCGTTGTGGAAAAGGTCCGTGCGATTCCGGGGGTTTGTTCCACGGAAACGCTCGTGACGACGGCGATTTGA
- a CDS encoding insulinase family protein, which yields MRPPFLALLALLSMTLTSSNVQAAKPVKTLPNGLRTVIVEDHASPVVSLQIWVRCGGVNEAGLTSGVSHFLEHMIFKGTDKISANEISKIVESNGGSINAATASETTHYFIDMPSNKWEEAFDVLSQSVLNPAFPPTEFEKERRVILEEIKRRNDDPQSDLWDGFLEALYTQTPYRQKVIGSVQTITDMPRSLMVDQHKKYYVPNNMVVVVVGDVKKKEVSKKIKEVFGGLPKGTLPPAPNLIEPPAENSDVRTIRRSAKQAYLALGIVGPTLKDPNQVAMDVLAATLGGGQSSRLYQTLREEKRLVWSVSSSFITHSGSGAFGVFAECPPEKVRSLPNDIYFLFHEIEFNGFKPEEVARAKAQLRSSWLFSQETYHGQASQWGFYTTLGAPELVSHYLKRLDAVTPKALATLLSQYTIGRPMGGIVVTPENSSVQ from the coding sequence GTGCGCCCCCCTTTCCTGGCTCTCCTTGCCCTCCTGTCCATGACCTTGACCTCCTCAAACGTCCAGGCCGCTAAACCGGTCAAAACCCTTCCCAACGGCCTTCGAACTGTCATTGTGGAGGACCACGCCTCTCCGGTGGTGTCTCTTCAAATCTGGGTGCGGTGCGGTGGGGTGAACGAAGCGGGGCTCACGTCGGGGGTGTCCCACTTTCTTGAACACATGATCTTTAAGGGGACCGATAAGATTTCCGCCAACGAAATATCGAAAATTGTGGAATCCAACGGAGGATCCATCAACGCGGCCACGGCCAGTGAAACGACCCACTATTTCATCGATATGCCCTCGAACAAGTGGGAAGAGGCTTTTGATGTCCTCTCCCAATCCGTGTTGAACCCGGCCTTTCCTCCAACGGAATTTGAGAAAGAACGCAGAGTTATTTTGGAAGAAATTAAACGGCGTAACGATGATCCCCAATCCGACCTGTGGGACGGGTTTTTGGAAGCGCTCTACACCCAAACCCCCTATCGGCAAAAAGTGATTGGGTCCGTTCAAACCATTACCGATATGCCCCGGTCCCTGATGGTGGACCAGCACAAGAAATATTATGTCCCCAACAACATGGTGGTGGTCGTGGTGGGCGATGTCAAGAAAAAAGAGGTGTCCAAGAAGATCAAAGAGGTCTTCGGGGGCTTGCCGAAAGGGACTCTTCCCCCAGCGCCGAACCTGATTGAACCGCCCGCTGAAAACAGTGACGTGCGCACCATTCGCCGATCGGCCAAACAAGCCTATCTGGCTCTCGGTATTGTTGGGCCCACGTTAAAAGACCCCAACCAGGTGGCTATGGACGTGTTGGCCGCGACCTTGGGGGGAGGGCAAAGTTCCCGTTTGTATCAGACGCTGCGAGAAGAGAAGCGGTTGGTGTGGAGCGTGAGTTCCAGTTTCATTACCCACTCAGGATCGGGGGCTTTTGGTGTGTTTGCCGAGTGTCCTCCTGAGAAAGTTCGTTCCCTTCCCAACGACATCTATTTCCTTTTTCATGAGATTGAATTTAATGGGTTTAAGCCGGAAGAAGTGGCCCGCGCCAAGGCGCAGTTGAGGAGTTCCTGGTTGTTTTCTCAGGAAACCTACCACGGGCAAGCTTCGCAATGGGGGTTTTATACGACCCTAGGGGCACCAGAATTGGTTTCCCATTACCTCAAGCGGTTGGACGCCGTGACCCCTAAAGCCCTGGCGACCCTCCTGTCTCAATACACCATCGGACGACCCATGGGGGGGATTGTCGTCACCCCAGAAAATTCGTCTGTTCAGTAA
- a CDS encoding insulinase family protein — MTAALSVVRADTTTVQEFSNGLKWIHRTVKHNRILAFQMFIPGGEIQEPVEQAGLTQLMTATMVKGTTHRSALDLAQEMEMLGASFGVDAQPDAMAVGGQVTVDKWVKTFDLFEDILLRPSFPEAEVEKERAALLNAIHTNDEHIFNVAEERFRQELFGSHPYGRPDGGTVKSVSPLTREDLVAWHKARVSPRGAVLVTVGNVPLGPFRRRVEAFAHAWSDSPSAPSSSPAVVYPTVSRVAEETKPFEQSYLMLGYPAPSVDSPRYPVVKLVNALLGGGMSSPLFRVVREEGTLAYEVSSFFPSRRRGSSFVVYAGMDPKNLGLAEEKVRSVLADFASRPPAAQDLEDAKNYIRGHFLMDHQTNGRLAWYLGWWELLGKGFAFDTIYPDEISRVSAEDVHRVYQEILAQPSVTVRVISKGSSSVPTP, encoded by the coding sequence ATGACCGCCGCCCTTTCTGTTGTTCGCGCTGACACCACCACTGTTCAGGAATTTTCCAACGGATTGAAATGGATTCACCGCACGGTGAAGCACAACCGTATTTTGGCGTTTCAAATGTTTATCCCAGGTGGAGAGATTCAAGAACCGGTGGAACAGGCGGGTCTCACCCAGTTGATGACGGCCACCATGGTGAAAGGGACCACCCACCGGAGCGCTCTTGATCTGGCTCAGGAAATGGAAATGCTTGGGGCGTCGTTCGGTGTGGACGCCCAACCGGACGCCATGGCCGTCGGCGGCCAGGTCACGGTTGATAAATGGGTCAAAACCTTCGACTTGTTTGAAGACATCCTTTTGCGGCCTTCTTTTCCGGAAGCCGAAGTGGAGAAAGAACGTGCCGCCCTTCTGAACGCGATCCACACCAATGACGAACACATTTTCAATGTGGCGGAAGAACGGTTTCGCCAAGAGCTATTTGGGAGCCATCCTTACGGGCGACCGGACGGAGGGACGGTAAAGAGCGTTTCTCCTTTGACGCGGGAAGACCTCGTCGCGTGGCACAAGGCGCGGGTTTCCCCACGGGGGGCGGTGTTGGTGACGGTGGGGAACGTTCCCCTGGGGCCGTTCCGTCGCCGCGTGGAGGCTTTCGCTCACGCGTGGAGCGATTCCCCTTCTGCCCCGTCATCGTCTCCGGCCGTGGTTTATCCCACCGTTTCGCGTGTGGCGGAGGAAACCAAACCGTTTGAACAGTCTTACTTGATGTTGGGCTACCCGGCCCCTTCCGTGGACAGTCCCCGTTACCCCGTGGTCAAGTTGGTGAACGCCCTCTTGGGCGGGGGCATGAGCTCGCCCCTGTTTCGCGTGGTCCGAGAGGAGGGCACCCTGGCCTACGAGGTGTCTTCTTTTTTTCCGTCCCGTCGGCGTGGCAGTTCCTTTGTCGTCTACGCGGGGATGGATCCGAAAAATTTGGGGTTGGCTGAAGAAAAAGTTCGATCCGTCCTGGCGGACTTCGCCTCACGCCCTCCCGCGGCCCAAGATTTGGAAGACGCCAAAAATTATATTCGAGGTCATTTCTTGATGGACCACCAGACCAACGGTCGGTTGGCGTGGTATCTGGGCTGGTGGGAACTGTTGGGGAAAGGTTTTGCTTTCGACACGATTTATCCCGATGAAATCTCGCGCGTTTCGGCTGAAGATGTTCACCGTGTTTACCAAGAGATTCTGGCCCAACCTTCCGTAACGGTTCGAGTGATCTCGAAGGGGTCCTCATCGGTCCCGACTCCCTGA
- a CDS encoding peptide-binding protein: MGCGRDPVPEPALSSIESLPVTGDTYVEASLGDPSRLNPLLASDSASGSVNGYLFNGLVKYNRDLKLVGDLAESWEVLQGGLEIIFKLRKNVRWHDGVPFTAQDVVFTYERLIDPNVLTPYGSDFNLVKSVVAVDAHTVRVEYKEPFAPALESWGMGIIPKHVFQNGAFNTHPANRAPVGTGPYRFVELKTDEKAVLVANPDYFEGRPFIDRVVIRVIPDSSVQFLELRNQSIDFMGLRPDQYMAYDSFFQNHKKFRYPSFSYTFFGFNLKRDLFKDIRVRRALGMALDKREIIDGVLLGFGRSATGPFPPSSLAFDPAVEDVPFDPAQSKNLLAEIGWRDTNGDGILDRDGKPFSFTVITNQGNKIREQTALILQAHLARIGVRVDVRVLEWSSFIHDFVDKGNFDAIILGWNLGRDPDQYLIWHSSQQGEGRYNFVGYNNPTADRLWEEGRRTFDPKERRNIYRQLHRIVAQDMPYIFLYYPDSLPTVHNRFQNVLVAPAGIGWNFREWFVPQQLQRYRLAR, translated from the coding sequence ATGGGTTGTGGACGGGATCCTGTTCCCGAACCGGCCCTTTCTTCCATTGAATCTCTTCCTGTAACGGGGGACACTTATGTGGAGGCTTCCTTAGGGGATCCCTCGCGGCTGAATCCCCTCCTCGCTTCGGATTCGGCCTCCGGGTCGGTGAACGGATATCTTTTTAATGGTTTGGTGAAATACAACCGTGATTTAAAATTGGTGGGAGATTTGGCAGAATCCTGGGAGGTTCTGCAGGGCGGTTTGGAAATTATTTTTAAATTACGTAAAAATGTTCGTTGGCATGACGGCGTTCCCTTTACGGCTCAGGATGTGGTGTTTACTTACGAGCGGTTGATTGATCCCAACGTATTGACGCCCTATGGTTCGGATTTTAATTTGGTGAAATCCGTTGTGGCGGTAGACGCCCACACGGTTCGGGTGGAGTACAAAGAGCCCTTTGCCCCGGCGTTGGAATCTTGGGGTATGGGGATAATTCCTAAGCATGTATTTCAAAACGGGGCTTTCAATACCCATCCCGCGAACCGGGCGCCGGTGGGGACGGGGCCCTATCGGTTCGTGGAACTTAAAACTGACGAAAAAGCGGTCTTGGTGGCTAACCCGGACTACTTTGAAGGGCGTCCTTTTATTGACCGGGTGGTGATCCGAGTGATTCCAGACAGTTCCGTTCAATTCTTGGAACTTCGCAACCAATCCATTGATTTCATGGGGCTGCGCCCGGACCAATACATGGCCTACGATTCTTTTTTTCAAAACCATAAAAAGTTTCGTTATCCCTCTTTCAGCTACACCTTTTTCGGGTTCAACCTAAAGCGGGATTTGTTTAAAGACATTCGTGTTCGCCGGGCTTTGGGTATGGCCTTGGACAAACGCGAAATTATTGATGGTGTTCTGTTGGGGTTTGGTCGTTCCGCCACGGGCCCTTTTCCACCCTCTTCTTTGGCGTTCGACCCTGCTGTGGAGGACGTTCCCTTTGATCCTGCCCAATCAAAGAATCTCCTGGCCGAGATCGGTTGGCGTGACACAAACGGGGACGGTATTTTGGATCGGGATGGGAAACCCTTTTCTTTTACCGTCATTACAAATCAAGGCAATAAAATTCGGGAACAGACGGCGCTTATTTTGCAGGCCCATTTAGCGCGGATCGGAGTTAGGGTCGATGTTCGGGTGTTGGAATGGTCTTCCTTTATTCATGATTTTGTTGATAAGGGGAACTTTGATGCCATTATCCTGGGATGGAATCTGGGGCGGGACCCGGATCAATATTTGATTTGGCATTCCAGTCAGCAGGGGGAAGGACGATACAATTTTGTCGGCTACAATAACCCAACGGCTGACCGGTTGTGGGAAGAAGGGCGACGTACTTTCGATCCGAAAGAGAGACGGAATATTTATCGACAGTTGCATCGAATCGTGGCCCAGGATATGCCTTATATTTTTCTGTATTACCCGGATTCTCTTCCCACGGTTCATAACCGTTTTCAAAACGTTCTTGTGGCACCGGCGGGGATTGGGTGGAACTTTCGGGAATGGTTTGTTCCCCAACAACTCCAGCGTTACCGTTTAGCGAGGTAG
- a CDS encoding ABC transporter permease: MTAYLLRRLSLTLVTLVGITLMTFLVMRLAPGGLTAGATDLSARVSAHEQRKKFVALYDLDKPWYVQYGSWLKRLSRLDFGRSFKDDRPVIEKIGERLPNTLLLNVLSLGLIFVVAVPLGILAAVKQNTFWDRAVSVFVFVGFSVPTFWLALMLMILFGVRLAWLPLSGLHALNADELSFVSYWMDTGKHLLLPVFISAFTGLAGLSRFVRNGLLEVIRQDYIRTARAKGLSESRVIGRHALRNALIPVITILGLSLPDLIGGGFIFETIFAFPGMGRLGFDAIMARDFPVVMGVGTIAAVLTLAGNLVADLAYAVVDPRIRLAGKR; this comes from the coding sequence TTGACGGCCTACCTTCTTCGGCGGCTTTCGCTTACGTTGGTGACCCTTGTGGGGATTACCTTGATGACGTTTTTGGTCATGCGGTTGGCACCGGGGGGGCTCACGGCTGGGGCCACGGATTTGAGCGCGCGGGTTTCCGCTCACGAACAGCGTAAAAAGTTTGTGGCCCTTTATGATCTAGACAAACCCTGGTATGTTCAATACGGGAGTTGGCTCAAGCGTTTGTCTCGGCTTGATTTCGGACGGTCCTTTAAAGATGATCGGCCGGTGATCGAAAAGATCGGCGAACGGTTGCCCAATACCCTCCTACTCAATGTTTTGTCTTTGGGGCTTATATTTGTCGTGGCGGTGCCTCTGGGGATCCTCGCGGCGGTGAAGCAAAATACTTTTTGGGACCGGGCGGTGTCTGTTTTTGTCTTTGTTGGTTTCTCGGTTCCCACCTTTTGGCTGGCCCTGATGTTGATGATTTTGTTTGGGGTCCGATTGGCTTGGTTGCCCCTTTCTGGGTTGCACGCCCTGAACGCGGACGAGTTGTCTTTCGTCTCCTATTGGATGGATACAGGAAAACATTTGCTTCTGCCCGTCTTTATCTCGGCGTTTACCGGGTTGGCCGGGCTCTCTCGTTTTGTTCGGAACGGATTGCTGGAGGTCATTCGCCAGGATTATATTCGGACAGCCCGTGCGAAAGGACTTTCTGAATCCCGCGTGATTGGCCGCCACGCGTTGAGGAATGCTCTGATCCCTGTCATCACCATTCTGGGGCTCTCCTTACCGGACTTGATTGGGGGTGGGTTTATCTTTGAAACAATTTTTGCTTTCCCCGGTATGGGGCGTTTAGGTTTTGACGCGATTATGGCCCGGGATTTCCCTGTGGTGATGGGGGTGGGCACCATTGCCGCTGTTTTAACATTGGCCGGGAACCTGGTTGCGGATCTGGCTTACGCTGTGGTGGATCCGCGAATCCGATTGGCGGGAAAACGCTAA
- a CDS encoding ABC transporter permease: MWRFYGQRFLSNRLALGGGLVLLFIAMSAIGASFLARADPNEQQLTERLQSPSPRHWLGTDDLGRDVFSRLLHGGRVSLQVGILAVAISVTLGTLVGLLAGYFGGAVDAVLMRAVDIVLCFPTIFLILMVIAFLEPSLWNVMAVIGFTSWPGLARLVRGETLSLRERDFLLAARGLGLSSPRILFVHLLPNLVAPILVSATLGVGGAILTESALSFLGLGVQPPMASWGNILTSGKDYLHVAWWLSVFPGVAILLTVLALNLLGEGLRDVLDPRENA, from the coding sequence ATGTGGCGGTTCTATGGACAACGGTTTCTTTCCAACCGCCTGGCTTTAGGGGGGGGGCTCGTCCTCCTGTTTATTGCGATGTCTGCGATAGGGGCGTCTTTCCTTGCCCGGGCCGATCCCAACGAACAACAGCTGACCGAACGCCTTCAATCCCCTTCGCCACGTCATTGGCTAGGGACCGACGATTTAGGTCGCGATGTATTTTCCCGGCTTCTGCACGGCGGGCGTGTGTCCCTTCAAGTGGGAATTCTGGCTGTGGCCATTTCCGTGACCCTGGGAACCTTGGTGGGACTTTTGGCAGGCTATTTCGGTGGCGCGGTGGACGCGGTGCTCATGCGAGCGGTGGATATCGTGCTGTGTTTTCCGACGATCTTTTTGATTCTGATGGTGATCGCTTTTCTGGAACCCAGTTTGTGGAACGTTATGGCCGTCATCGGATTCACTTCTTGGCCTGGATTGGCGCGTCTCGTTCGAGGGGAAACCCTGAGCCTTCGTGAACGGGATTTTCTTTTGGCGGCCCGAGGGTTGGGGCTCTCGTCTCCTCGGATTCTTTTTGTTCACCTGCTTCCCAATCTGGTGGCACCGATTCTGGTTTCGGCAACCTTAGGGGTCGGGGGAGCCATCCTCACGGAATCCGCCCTTTCCTTTTTAGGACTTGGTGTTCAGCCGCCCATGGCGTCTTGGGGAAACATTTTAACCAGTGGGAAAGATTATTTGCATGTGGCCTGGTGGCTGTCCGTGTTCCCGGGCGTGGCCATCTTACTGACTGTGTTAGCGCTCAATCTGCTCGGTGAAGGGTTGCGGGATGTCCTTGATCCTCGGGAGAACGCGTGA
- a CDS encoding ABC transporter ATP-binding protein gives MNVLSVENLRVEYRRSGKRIPAVRNVSFSMAAGESLGIAGESGSGKSTLGLALLRLIPEPAILTATRLTFDGAEVLSMKSGDLRDLRGGAMGIVFQDPFSSMNPVLTVGEQVEEVLERHSGGRNRHRVLSLFGQVRLPDPAGLYAAYPHQLSGGQRQRVCLAMAIAGNPKLLIADEPTTALDVTVQREILNLLDDLRRELHMALLLITHNVGLLSERTDRLAILYAGEIVEIGPTSTVLKTPAHPYTQGLLKSLPRLTGTESRLPALPGQPPGPLDIPMGCPFHPRCSQAFDLCFSRAPVLRSHSTPGVQVSCHLYAEAVP, from the coding sequence GTGAACGTGTTGTCTGTTGAAAACCTTCGGGTGGAATACCGTCGATCGGGGAAAAGGATTCCCGCGGTCCGGAACGTTTCCTTTTCGATGGCGGCGGGGGAATCGTTAGGGATCGCGGGCGAGTCGGGGTCCGGGAAATCGACCTTGGGTCTCGCTCTGTTACGATTGATCCCCGAACCGGCGATCCTAACCGCCACGCGACTCACTTTTGATGGCGCGGAGGTTCTTTCTATGAAATCGGGGGATCTCCGCGATCTTCGGGGCGGGGCTATGGGGATCGTTTTTCAAGATCCCTTCTCTTCCATGAACCCGGTGTTGACAGTGGGCGAACAGGTGGAGGAAGTCTTGGAACGGCATTCCGGTGGTCGAAACCGCCATCGGGTCTTATCTCTGTTCGGACAGGTTCGTTTACCAGACCCCGCGGGACTATACGCGGCCTATCCCCACCAGTTGTCCGGCGGTCAGCGCCAGCGGGTTTGTTTAGCCATGGCCATCGCGGGGAACCCCAAACTGTTAATTGCCGATGAACCCACCACGGCTTTGGACGTTACGGTTCAACGGGAAATTCTGAATCTGTTGGATGATCTGAGACGGGAACTCCACATGGCCCTTTTGCTCATCACCCACAACGTGGGGTTGTTGTCCGAACGAACCGACCGTTTGGCGATCCTGTATGCCGGAGAAATTGTTGAAATCGGGCCAACCTCCACCGTTTTGAAGACACCCGCCCATCCTTACACCCAGGGTCTTTTGAAATCTCTTCCGCGCCTAACTGGAACGGAGTCCCGTCTCCCGGCCTTGCCGGGCCAGCCTCCAGGCCCTCTCGACATTCCGATGGGGTGCCCCTTTCACCCCCGGTGTTCGCAAGCTTTTGATCTTTGTTTCAGCCGGGCTCCCGTCCTTCGCTCCCATTCGACCCCGGGAGTTCAAGTGTCCTGCCACCTTTACGCGGAGGCCGTCCCATGA
- a CDS encoding ABC transporter ATP-binding protein, with amino-acid sequence MTPLLETKNLTKTYPVRGGAFQTRRGEVHALDRVSLSLSAGESLGLVGESGSGKTTLARVVAGLLDSSSGQVLWEGRSQKEFNRRQWAGHVQMVFQDPSASLNPKLSVGSLLREVLHPREKRTGERVPVESALADVGLPADAQSYYPHEFSGGQKQRIAIARALAVGPRLLIADEPVSALDLSVQAQILNLLADLKDRFHLSLILISHDLTVVRHMTDRVLILAGGREVESGLTGPVLAQPAHSVTRALLEAVPVMLR; translated from the coding sequence ATGACGCCCCTCCTTGAAACGAAAAACCTCACCAAAACGTACCCCGTGCGTGGCGGTGCTTTTCAAACGCGGCGGGGAGAGGTGCATGCTTTGGATCGTGTTTCCTTGTCTTTGTCTGCCGGTGAATCCCTGGGCCTTGTGGGGGAATCGGGGTCTGGAAAGACGACCTTGGCGCGGGTGGTGGCCGGACTATTGGATTCGAGTTCCGGACAGGTTTTATGGGAAGGACGTTCTCAAAAAGAGTTCAATCGAAGGCAATGGGCGGGGCATGTGCAAATGGTGTTTCAGGACCCTTCGGCCTCGTTGAACCCTAAATTATCCGTAGGGAGTCTTTTACGGGAAGTCCTTCATCCGAGGGAAAAACGAACGGGTGAACGTGTCCCTGTTGAATCCGCGTTGGCCGACGTGGGGTTACCCGCTGACGCGCAATCCTATTATCCGCACGAATTCTCGGGGGGACAGAAGCAGCGGATTGCCATTGCGCGTGCTTTGGCGGTGGGACCTCGCCTCCTGATCGCCGATGAACCGGTGTCTGCCTTGGATTTGTCGGTTCAAGCACAGATTCTTAACCTTTTGGCAGATCTGAAAGACCGTTTTCATTTGTCGCTGATTCTGATTAGTCATGATCTTACGGTGGTCCGCCACATGACCGATCGTGTTTTGATTTTAGCGGGAGGGCGCGAGGTCGAATCCGGTCTTACGGGGCCGGTGTTGGCTCAGCCCGCCCATTCGGTGACGCGCGCGTTGTTGGAAGCTGTTCCGGTTATGCTCCGATGA
- a CDS encoding long-chain fatty acid--CoA ligase, with amino-acid sequence MTKTLHRLLADTARRSPDAVVFYYRGKVWTYGQLEEKVGRCAAGLSSRGVGRGDTFGIVLRNAPEFVVLFFALARLGAIAVPVNFLERGERIGSIFSDAGVKGCLTSREFLTSVREAQKTCPSLQHVFLKDNGDAQDSFDRLLDPSSPLEGDPSLGEDALALLIYTAGTTGLPKGVMLTHGNFMANVESCRQAIEVSEKDRFLCLLPMFHSFSWTVNVLLPIRLGSPIVIMESLLPFDPVLKAIWEHKVTVFCGVPPIFSALTQKVRGIKALALRVVNPVRVAISGAAALPPAVLTAFEKTFHIPLLEGYGLTEAAPVVAVNPLHKDRKAGTVGVAVPGVQIKLVDDNERSLPPMEVGEVCVRGANVMAGYYKRPEETRASFTKDGWLKTGDLGRLDEDGYLSIVDRKKDMVIVKGLNVYPVEIERALESHPAVEEAAVVGFPDETGDETIVAFIVFKEGKTCSKVDLLDHGRKRLAPYKIPKDFEFWKELPKNAIGKILKKDLRLEAQAKRRKT; translated from the coding sequence ATGACAAAAACCTTGCACCGTCTTTTAGCGGACACCGCTCGGCGTTCTCCTGACGCCGTCGTTTTTTATTATCGCGGTAAGGTCTGGACCTATGGACAGCTGGAGGAAAAGGTTGGACGCTGTGCCGCTGGACTTTCTTCTCGGGGTGTGGGCCGGGGAGATACCTTTGGGATCGTGCTACGCAACGCGCCGGAATTTGTTGTGTTGTTTTTTGCCTTGGCTCGGTTAGGCGCCATTGCGGTTCCAGTCAATTTCCTTGAACGAGGGGAACGTATAGGTTCTATTTTTTCCGACGCAGGGGTGAAGGGATGTCTGACGTCTCGGGAATTCCTTACGTCTGTCCGGGAGGCCCAGAAAACCTGCCCTTCCTTGCAACATGTCTTTTTGAAGGATAACGGAGACGCCCAGGACTCGTTTGACCGATTGTTGGATCCAAGCTCTCCTCTGGAGGGGGATCCATCCCTCGGGGAAGACGCTCTTGCCCTTCTGATCTACACGGCGGGGACCACCGGTCTCCCCAAGGGTGTTATGTTGACTCACGGCAATTTTATGGCCAATGTGGAATCCTGCCGTCAGGCCATTGAGGTGAGCGAGAAAGATCGATTTCTCTGTCTTTTGCCCATGTTTCATTCGTTTTCCTGGACAGTGAACGTGCTCCTGCCGATTCGATTGGGATCTCCCATCGTGATCATGGAATCCCTTCTCCCCTTTGATCCGGTTCTGAAAGCCATTTGGGAACACAAAGTTACGGTGTTTTGTGGTGTGCCTCCAATTTTTTCGGCGCTGACCCAGAAGGTGCGGGGAATAAAAGCGTTGGCTCTTCGGGTGGTCAATCCGGTTCGGGTCGCCATTTCGGGGGCCGCGGCTCTTCCCCCGGCGGTACTCACCGCTTTTGAAAAGACATTTCACATTCCCCTCTTGGAGGGATATGGATTAACCGAAGCCGCGCCGGTTGTCGCGGTGAACCCACTCCATAAGGATCGGAAAGCCGGAACGGTGGGGGTTGCGGTTCCGGGGGTTCAGATTAAATTGGTGGACGACAACGAGCGTTCGCTTCCCCCCATGGAAGTGGGGGAAGTGTGTGTGCGCGGGGCCAACGTGATGGCGGGTTATTACAAACGGCCGGAAGAAACCCGGGCCAGTTTCACTAAGGACGGGTGGCTCAAAACCGGTGATCTGGGGCGCCTGGACGAAGACGGGTATTTGTCCATTGTGGACCGAAAAAAAGATATGGTGATTGTGAAAGGATTGAATGTCTATCCGGTGGAGATCGAGCGCGCGCTGGAAAGCCACCCCGCCGTGGAGGAAGCCGCGGTGGTGGGGTTTCCGGACGAAACGGGAGACGAAACCATCGTGGCTTTCATCGTTTTCAAAGAGGGGAAAACGTGTTCAAAGGTGGACCTCCTGGACCACGGCCGTAAGCGGTTGGCTCCGTATAAAATCCCTAAAGATTTCGAATTTTGGAAGGAACTCCCAAAAAACGCTATCGGTAAAATATTAAAAAAAGATCTTCGCCTGGAAGCTCAGGCCAAACGGAGAAAAACATGA